In one Sphingomonas sp. S1-29 genomic region, the following are encoded:
- the ppsR gene encoding transcriptional regulator PpsR encodes MLAAAGDVSLVLDSAGTILDIAIAERDMVALGFGNWANRDWRETVTKDSRAKIDEMLADAVAGAPARWRQVNQTTDDGEVPVRYLAMALGNDGRVIAIGRDMRAQAATQQRLIQAQQSLERDYIRLRQVEARYRLLFDMGREAVLVVDAATRRIREANVAAHRLVDAKPGALVDQPATILVEAAERERMVAYLGAAAVSATPPTEAMALRKGIGEGRFVATLFRQERASLLLVRIEPAAVVTPDPGETVQLRDVVDALPDAFVLADSEMRVLTANASFLELAELPVLERMTGGSLGQWLGRPGIDLEVIETQLREHGTVRNVATIVRGSAGGEEEVELSGVAVPGTDGSMHYGFTIRTLARRMVDTAQPGREVPRSVEQLTELVGRMSLKEIVRESTDLIERLCIEAALAHTSDNRASAAEILGVSRQSLYSKLHRHGLGSLTSEPE; translated from the coding sequence ATGCTTGCGGCCGCGGGCGATGTGTCGCTGGTGCTCGACAGCGCCGGCACGATCCTCGATATCGCCATTGCCGAGCGCGATATGGTCGCGCTCGGGTTCGGCAATTGGGCGAATCGCGACTGGCGCGAGACCGTCACCAAGGACAGCCGGGCGAAGATCGACGAAATGCTCGCCGACGCCGTAGCCGGGGCACCCGCGCGCTGGCGCCAGGTGAACCAGACGACTGACGATGGCGAAGTGCCGGTACGCTATCTCGCGATGGCGCTCGGTAACGACGGGCGTGTCATCGCGATCGGCCGCGACATGCGCGCGCAGGCGGCGACCCAGCAGCGGTTGATCCAGGCACAGCAATCGCTCGAGCGCGACTATATCCGCTTGCGGCAGGTCGAGGCACGCTATCGGCTGCTGTTCGACATGGGGCGCGAGGCGGTGCTGGTTGTCGACGCCGCGACTCGGCGGATCCGCGAGGCCAATGTCGCCGCGCATCGGCTGGTCGATGCCAAGCCCGGTGCGCTGGTCGATCAGCCCGCGACGATCCTGGTCGAAGCCGCCGAGCGCGAGCGCATGGTGGCCTATCTTGGCGCCGCCGCGGTGTCGGCGACCCCGCCGACCGAGGCGATGGCGCTGCGCAAGGGCATCGGCGAGGGCCGATTCGTCGCGACCCTTTTCCGCCAGGAGCGCGCGTCGCTGCTGCTGGTGCGGATCGAACCGGCGGCGGTGGTGACCCCCGATCCGGGCGAGACGGTGCAGCTGCGCGATGTCGTCGATGCGCTGCCCGATGCCTTCGTGCTCGCCGATTCGGAGATGCGCGTCTTGACCGCCAACGCCTCGTTCCTCGAACTTGCCGAACTGCCGGTGCTCGAGCGGATGACCGGCGGCTCGCTCGGCCAATGGCTGGGGCGCCCGGGGATTGACCTCGAGGTGATCGAAACCCAGCTGCGCGAACACGGCACGGTACGCAACGTCGCGACGATCGTTCGCGGCAGTGCGGGCGGCGAGGAAGAGGTCGAGCTTTCGGGGGTCGCGGTGCCGGGCACCGACGGGTCGATGCATTATGGCTTCACGATCCGCACGCTCGCGCGTCGCATGGTCGATACCGCGCAGCCCGGACGCGAAGTGCCGCGGTCGGTCGAGCAGCTGACCGAGCTGGTCGGGCGGATGTCGCTCAAGGAGATCGTCCGCGAGAGCACCGATCTGATCGAGCGATTGTGCATCGAGGCGGCGCTGGCGCACACGTCGGACAATCGCGCTTCGGCGGCCGAAATCCTGGGGGTGAGCCGGCAGAGCCTCTATTCCAAGCTCCACCGTCACGGGCTTGGGAGCCTCACGAGCGAGCCTGAATAG
- a CDS encoding cobalamin B12-binding domain-containing protein codes for MRRSPQFQRADPVALSTLIECEVIPRLMGARHRSGGQAVPVEMPVISPAEVEAFTPLTLQVEADELLALVEAMLARGVTAEALLLDLLAPAARTLGEYWKDDRCDFVDVTMGLWRLQEVVHELAARVPLAGGRANDVRRALFAVVPGDQHSFGPMVIEQVFSRAGWDTDRLGESTAALLCERLSGSWFDIAGLTGGSECHIGALPSVILAMRSVSRNPHLRVLVGGPAFLENPALVDDVGADGTAPDARAALALADAMVQDVAFQTGG; via the coding sequence ATGCGCCGCTCGCCGCAATTCCAGCGCGCCGACCCGGTCGCGCTATCGACGCTGATCGAATGCGAAGTGATCCCGCGGCTGATGGGTGCGCGGCATCGCAGCGGCGGCCAGGCAGTGCCGGTCGAGATGCCCGTCATCTCGCCGGCGGAGGTCGAAGCCTTCACCCCATTGACGCTGCAGGTCGAGGCCGACGAGCTGCTGGCACTGGTCGAAGCGATGCTTGCGCGCGGTGTGACTGCCGAGGCCCTGCTGCTCGACCTGCTCGCCCCCGCGGCGCGGACGCTGGGTGAATATTGGAAGGACGATCGCTGCGATTTCGTCGATGTGACGATGGGGCTGTGGCGGTTGCAGGAGGTCGTGCACGAACTCGCGGCCCGCGTGCCATTGGCGGGCGGTCGCGCCAATGACGTGCGCCGAGCCTTGTTCGCGGTGGTGCCGGGCGACCAGCACAGCTTCGGACCGATGGTGATCGAGCAGGTTTTCTCGCGCGCCGGCTGGGACACCGATCGGCTGGGCGAAAGCACGGCGGCGTTATTGTGCGAGCGATTGTCGGGGAGTTGGTTCGACATTGCTGGATTGACCGGCGGCAGCGAGTGCCATATCGGCGCGCTGCCATCGGTGATCCTTGCGATGCGCAGCGTCTCGCGCAACCCGCATCTTCGCGTGCTGGTGGGCGGACCTGCCTTCCTTGAAAATCCGGCGCTCGTTGACGATGTAGGTGCCGACGGCACTGCACCCGACGCGCGTGCGGCATTGGCACTTGCCGATGCCATGGTACAGGACGTCGCTTTTCAAACCGGGGGCTGA
- the bchB gene encoding ferredoxin:protochlorophyllide reductase (ATP-dependent) subunit B, which translates to MQLTVWTYEGPPHVGAMRVATAMEGVHYVLHAPQGDTYADLLFTMIERRAKRPPVTYTTFQARDLGKDTAELFQTAAREAFERYRPQAMIVGASCTAELIQDDPSGLMQAMQLPIPVIPLELPSYSRKESWGASETFYQIVRTLADRDVRPAPREGRRPRVNLLGPTALGFRHRDDVIEITRLLDTMGIDVHCVAPLGASPADIATLGAADFTISLYPETADTAARWLEKTFGQPVVRTVPIGHGATREFIAEVAAAAGVDPAAALDTSHLPWWSRSVDSTYLTAKRVFIFGDATHAIAAARVARDELGFAVVGLGCYNREFARDLRAAAAEHGVEPLITDDYLEVESAIAELQPELVLGTQMERHIAKRLGIPCAVISSPVHVQDFPARYSPQMGFEGANVLFDTWVHPLVMGLEEHLLTMFRDDFEFADGAGASHLGHGKVAGQTPAAVEPAAEQILVEAEAPATGWTPEAERELRKIPFFVRGKARRNTEAYAADHGLPTIGLDTLYDAKAHYAR; encoded by the coding sequence ATGCAGCTGACCGTCTGGACCTATGAAGGCCCACCGCATGTCGGCGCGATGCGCGTCGCGACCGCGATGGAGGGCGTGCATTACGTCCTGCATGCGCCGCAGGGCGACACCTATGCCGACCTGCTGTTCACGATGATCGAGCGGCGCGCCAAGCGCCCGCCCGTCACCTACACCACCTTCCAGGCGCGCGACCTCGGCAAGGACACCGCCGAACTCTTCCAGACCGCGGCGCGCGAGGCGTTCGAACGCTATCGCCCGCAGGCGATGATCGTCGGTGCGTCTTGCACCGCCGAGCTGATCCAGGACGACCCCTCGGGACTGATGCAGGCGATGCAGCTGCCGATCCCGGTGATCCCGCTCGAACTGCCAAGCTATAGCCGCAAGGAAAGCTGGGGGGCGTCGGAGACCTTCTACCAGATCGTCCGCACGCTCGCCGATCGCGACGTCCGCCCCGCGCCGCGCGAGGGCCGTCGTCCGCGCGTCAACCTGCTCGGGCCGACGGCGCTCGGCTTTCGCCACCGCGACGACGTGATCGAAATCACCCGGCTGCTCGATACGATGGGCATCGATGTTCACTGCGTTGCGCCGCTGGGCGCTAGCCCCGCCGATATCGCGACGCTGGGCGCCGCCGATTTCACCATCTCGCTCTATCCCGAGACCGCCGACACCGCCGCGCGCTGGCTCGAGAAGACCTTCGGCCAGCCGGTCGTGCGCACCGTGCCGATCGGCCATGGCGCCACCCGCGAGTTCATCGCCGAGGTCGCCGCGGCGGCTGGCGTCGATCCCGCCGCCGCGCTCGACACCTCGCATCTTCCCTGGTGGAGCCGCTCGGTCGATTCGACCTATCTCACCGCCAAGCGCGTCTTCATTTTCGGCGACGCCACCCACGCCATCGCCGCCGCACGCGTCGCGCGCGACGAGCTCGGCTTCGCGGTGGTCGGGCTTGGCTGCTACAATCGCGAATTCGCGCGCGATCTTCGCGCCGCCGCCGCCGAGCACGGCGTCGAACCGCTGATCACCGACGATTATCTCGAGGTCGAGTCCGCGATCGCCGAGCTGCAGCCCGAACTCGTGCTCGGCACGCAGATGGAGCGCCACATCGCCAAGCGGCTGGGCATCCCCTGCGCGGTCATCTCCTCGCCGGTGCATGTCCAGGATTTCCCCGCGCGCTACAGCCCGCAAATGGGGTTCGAGGGCGCGAACGTGCTCTTCGATACCTGGGTCCATCCGCTGGTGATGGGACTCGAGGAACATCTGCTGACGATGTTCCGCGACGATTTCGAATTCGCCGACGGCGCAGGGGCGAGCCATCTTGGGCACGGCAAGGTCGCAGGGCAAACCCCGGCGGCAGTAGAGCCCGCCGCCGAGCAAATTCTCGTAGAGGCCGAAGCGCCAGCAACCGGCTGGACCCCCGAGGCCGAACGCGAGCTTCGCAAGATCCCGTTCTTCGTGCGCGGCAAGGCCCGCCGCAACACCGAAGCCTACGCCGCCGACCATGGCCTGCCGACCATCGGCCTCGACACCCTCTATGACGCGAAGGCGCATTATGCCCGATAG
- the bchM gene encoding magnesium protoporphyrin IX methyltransferase: MMTATYARYRSQLETYFDRTASKTWEQLTSDAPVSRIRATVRAGRDRMRETLLSWLPADMTGLRLLDAGCGTGSLAVEAAQRGADVVAIDIAGSLVHVARDRAPAGLSIDWRVGDMLDPALGRFDHVVAMDSLIHYPAFDIVDVLRSLSERTSGSILFTFAPATPMLNVMHATGKLFPRSDRAPAIIPARDRLLRTLVAGAIPAARVGRTQRISSGFYTSQAMEIARV, from the coding sequence GTGATGACCGCCACTTACGCCCGCTACCGCAGCCAGCTCGAAACCTATTTCGACCGCACCGCGTCGAAGACGTGGGAGCAACTGACCTCCGACGCGCCGGTCAGCCGGATCCGCGCGACGGTGCGGGCGGGGCGTGACCGGATGCGCGAGACGTTGCTCTCGTGGCTGCCCGCCGACATGACCGGGCTGCGGCTGCTCGATGCAGGATGCGGCACCGGATCGCTCGCGGTCGAGGCCGCCCAGCGCGGCGCTGATGTCGTCGCGATCGATATCGCGGGCAGCCTTGTCCATGTCGCGCGCGATCGGGCGCCGGCGGGGCTGTCGATCGACTGGCGCGTCGGCGACATGCTCGACCCCGCGCTCGGGCGCTTCGATCACGTGGTCGCGATGGATTCGCTGATCCATTATCCCGCGTTCGACATTGTCGACGTGCTGCGCAGCCTGTCCGAGCGCACTAGCGGATCGATCCTCTTCACCTTCGCCCCCGCCACCCCGATGCTCAACGTCATGCACGCGACGGGGAAGCTCTTCCCGCGCAGCGACCGCGCACCTGCGATCATCCCCGCGCGCGACCGGCTGCTGCGGACCTTGGTCGCCGGCGCGATCCCCGCCGCGCGCGTCGGCCGCACCCAGCGTATCTCGAGCGGCTTCTACACCAGCCAGGCGATGGAGATCGCGCGGGTATGA
- the bchL gene encoding ferredoxin:protochlorophyllide reductase (ATP-dependent) iron-sulfur ATP-binding protein, with the protein MALHDPIRPDGDGSVQVRLDPVDRIGNAKVFAVYGKGGIGKSTTSSNLSAALSLLGKRVLQIGCDPKHDSTFTLTKKLMPTVIDVLETVNFHHEELRPEDYMFEGFNGVMCVEAGGPPAGTGCGGYVVGQTVKLLKQHHLLEDTDVVLFDVLGDVVCGGFAAPLQHAERAVVVAANDFDSIFAMNRIVAAIQAKSKNYDVRMAGVIANRSAATDEIDRFNEATGLKRLAHFPDLDAIRRSRLKKCTLFEMEQTPEVAAACDEYKRLAAHLWAGTDALDAKAMKDRDIFEFLGFE; encoded by the coding sequence ATGGCACTCCACGACCCAATCCGCCCAGATGGCGACGGCAGCGTTCAGGTCCGGCTCGACCCGGTCGACCGCATCGGCAATGCCAAGGTTTTTGCGGTCTATGGCAAGGGCGGGATCGGCAAGTCGACCACCTCGTCGAATCTGTCGGCGGCCCTTTCGCTGCTCGGCAAGCGCGTGCTGCAGATCGGCTGCGACCCCAAGCATGACAGCACCTTTACGCTGACCAAAAAGCTGATGCCCACCGTCATCGACGTGCTCGAAACGGTGAACTTCCATCACGAGGAATTGCGGCCCGAGGACTATATGTTCGAAGGTTTCAACGGCGTGATGTGCGTCGAAGCAGGCGGCCCGCCCGCCGGCACCGGCTGTGGCGGCTATGTCGTCGGCCAGACAGTGAAGTTGCTCAAGCAGCATCATCTGCTCGAGGATACCGATGTCGTGCTGTTCGACGTGTTGGGCGATGTCGTGTGCGGCGGCTTTGCCGCGCCGCTCCAGCATGCCGAGCGCGCGGTGGTGGTCGCCGCCAATGATTTCGACAGCATCTTCGCGATGAACCGGATCGTCGCGGCGATCCAGGCGAAGTCGAAGAATTACGATGTGCGGATGGCCGGCGTGATCGCCAACCGTTCGGCGGCGACCGACGAGATCGACCGTTTCAACGAGGCCACCGGGCTCAAGCGCCTGGCGCATTTTCCCGATCTCGACGCGATCCGTCGCAGCCGGCTCAAGAAATGCACCCTGTTCGAGATGGAACAGACCCCCGAGGTCGCCGCCGCGTGCGACGAATATAAGCGCCTCGCCGCGCATCTTTGGGCGGGCACCGACGCGCTCGATGCCAAGGCGATGAAGGACCGCGACATCTTCGAATTCCTGGGGTTCGAGTGA
- a CDS encoding magnesium chelatase subunit H, with product MPDSAPIHVVIITLDNHLSGAVERAAARFAKDGSGITIGFHAAADWEASPHALDTTLADIGRADIVLATMLFLDDHIRAVMPAITARRDHTQATIGMMSGAEIVKLTKMGSYRMDAPAKGPLALLKKLRGSSKPGASAGAKQMKMLRRLPKMLRFIPGTAQDVRAYFLTLQYWLAGSDDNVVNMIRALVDRYATGERGGERAQAPRDYPEVGVYHPDLADRMSDRIEALAPAEGAIGTVGVLMLRSYILARDAAHYDGVIRALEAKGLRVIPAFAGGLDSRPAIEKFFVRDGAPIVDAVVSLTGFSLVGGPAYNDSDAAEATLTKLDVPYVAAHPVEFQSLEQWGAARQGLLPLEATMMVAIPELDGATAPSIFGGRSDGAGVACTGCHHGCTFPTAGLVRTMHSCPERADALAAKVARTIVLRRTPRAERRIATVLFNFPPNAGATGTAAHLAVWESLHATLLRMRDEGYTVDVPADVDTLRDAVLKGNAERFGTDANVHARISADDHVRRERWLSEIEGNWGPAPGKVQSDGRNIQVLGAQFGNVFVGVQPTFGWEGDPMRILFEGRFTPTHAFSAFYRWLREDFAAHAVLHFGTHGALEFMPGKQAGMSGACWPERLIGDLPNLYIYAANNPSEGLLAKRRSGATLISYLTPPLAQAGLYKGLNELKALIERWRSSPEGAERLGLEPMIRDCAVALDLAPTPSTVVAIDPRLRAEDDGCGATDALDIAALSARLYELECELIPHGLHVIGKKLDPAERRAWANQIAAGNADSDATEIDRLLEANDELGGVIHALDGGFIAPAPGGDLIRNPQVLPTGRNLHGFDPFRIPGAYACVEGVRAAEGVIARHMADGAPFPETLAMVLWGTDNLKSEGQQVAQALALLGARPRFDGYGRLSGSELIPLAELGRPRIDVVVTLSGIFRDLLPLQTRMIAEAAWLAASADEPLEQNFVRKHTLAHQEKHGCDLETAALRVFSNAEGAYGANVNQMIDAGGWSDPDELAEMFERNKGFAYGRKGAPERRAELFKSALAGVDATYQNLDSVELGVTDIDQYVDALGGMSRSIARAKGKAAPVYIVDATQGTAKVRTLGEQVDLETRTRMLNPVWYEGMLKHGFEGVRQIEGHVTTTMGWSATTGQVAPWVYQKISETYMLDDAMRQRLATLNPKASARVASRLIEASERDFWQPDAETLAALHAASDEIEDMLEGVAAAA from the coding sequence ATGCCCGATAGCGCACCGATCCATGTGGTCATCATCACGCTCGACAATCATCTGTCGGGTGCCGTCGAACGCGCCGCGGCGCGCTTTGCCAAGGATGGCAGCGGCATCACCATCGGCTTCCACGCCGCCGCCGATTGGGAGGCCTCCCCGCACGCGCTCGACACCACGCTCGCCGATATCGGGCGCGCCGACATCGTGCTCGCGACGATGCTGTTCCTCGACGATCATATCCGCGCGGTGATGCCCGCGATCACCGCGCGCCGCGACCATACCCAGGCGACGATCGGCATGATGTCGGGCGCCGAGATCGTGAAGCTCACCAAGATGGGCTCGTACCGGATGGACGCCCCCGCCAAGGGGCCGCTCGCCTTGCTCAAGAAGCTGCGCGGCTCGTCCAAGCCCGGCGCGTCGGCGGGCGCCAAGCAGATGAAGATGCTGCGCCGGCTGCCCAAGATGCTGCGCTTCATCCCCGGCACCGCGCAGGACGTGCGCGCCTATTTCCTGACGCTGCAATATTGGCTCGCGGGCAGCGACGACAATGTCGTCAACATGATCCGCGCGCTGGTCGATCGCTACGCCACCGGCGAGCGCGGTGGCGAGCGCGCACAGGCGCCGCGCGACTATCCCGAAGTCGGAGTCTACCACCCCGACCTCGCCGATCGCATGTCCGACCGGATCGAGGCGCTGGCGCCGGCCGAGGGCGCGATCGGCACCGTCGGCGTGCTGATGCTGCGCTCGTACATCCTGGCGCGCGACGCGGCGCATTATGACGGCGTGATCCGTGCGCTCGAGGCCAAGGGGCTGCGCGTCATCCCCGCCTTTGCCGGCGGGCTCGATTCGCGCCCGGCGATCGAGAAATTCTTCGTCCGCGACGGCGCGCCGATCGTCGATGCAGTGGTGTCGCTCACCGGCTTCTCGCTGGTCGGCGGCCCCGCATATAATGATTCGGACGCCGCCGAGGCGACGCTGACCAAGCTCGACGTGCCCTATGTCGCGGCGCACCCGGTCGAGTTCCAGTCGCTCGAACAATGGGGCGCCGCCCGCCAGGGGCTGTTGCCGCTCGAAGCGACGATGATGGTCGCGATCCCCGAGCTCGACGGTGCGACCGCGCCCTCGATCTTCGGCGGCCGGTCGGACGGCGCGGGCGTCGCCTGCACCGGTTGCCACCATGGCTGTACCTTTCCCACCGCGGGGCTGGTCCGCACGATGCATTCGTGCCCCGAACGTGCCGACGCACTCGCAGCCAAGGTCGCGCGCACGATCGTGCTCCGCCGCACCCCCCGCGCCGAGCGCCGGATCGCGACGGTGTTGTTCAACTTCCCCCCCAACGCCGGCGCGACCGGCACCGCGGCGCACCTGGCGGTATGGGAATCGCTCCACGCCACGCTGCTGCGGATGCGCGACGAGGGCTATACCGTCGACGTCCCCGCCGATGTCGACACGCTGCGCGACGCGGTGCTCAAGGGCAATGCCGAGCGCTTCGGCACCGACGCCAATGTCCACGCGCGGATCAGCGCCGACGATCATGTCCGCCGCGAACGCTGGCTGAGCGAGATCGAGGGCAATTGGGGTCCCGCCCCCGGCAAGGTCCAGTCCGACGGCCGCAACATCCAGGTGCTAGGTGCGCAATTCGGCAATGTCTTTGTCGGGGTCCAGCCGACCTTCGGTTGGGAGGGCGATCCGATGCGGATCTTGTTCGAGGGCCGCTTCACCCCCACCCACGCCTTCAGCGCCTTTTATCGCTGGCTGCGCGAGGATTTCGCAGCGCATGCGGTGCTGCATTTCGGCACCCATGGCGCGCTCGAATTCATGCCGGGCAAGCAAGCAGGAATGTCGGGCGCGTGCTGGCCCGAGCGGCTAATCGGCGACCTGCCCAATTTGTATATCTACGCCGCCAACAACCCCTCCGAGGGGCTGCTCGCCAAGCGCCGCTCGGGTGCGACGCTGATCAGCTATCTCACCCCGCCGCTGGCGCAGGCCGGGCTCTACAAGGGCTTGAACGAACTCAAGGCGCTGATCGAGCGCTGGCGGTCCTCGCCCGAGGGCGCCGAGCGGCTGGGGCTCGAACCGATGATCCGCGACTGCGCGGTCGCGCTCGACCTCGCGCCCACGCCATCGACGGTGGTGGCGATCGACCCGCGGCTTCGCGCCGAAGACGATGGCTGCGGCGCGACCGATGCGCTCGACATCGCGGCGCTGTCGGCGCGGCTGTACGAACTAGAATGCGAGCTGATCCCGCACGGGCTGCATGTCATCGGCAAGAAGCTCGACCCCGCCGAACGCCGCGCCTGGGCGAACCAGATCGCGGCGGGCAACGCCGACAGCGACGCGACCGAGATCGACCGGCTGCTCGAAGCCAATGATGAGCTCGGCGGCGTCATCCACGCGCTCGACGGCGGCTTCATCGCACCCGCCCCCGGCGGCGACCTGATCCGCAACCCGCAGGTGCTGCCGACCGGGCGTAACCTCCATGGCTTCGACCCCTTCCGCATCCCCGGTGCCTATGCCTGTGTCGAAGGCGTCCGCGCCGCCGAAGGGGTGATCGCGCGGCACATGGCCGATGGCGCGCCCTTCCCTGAAACGCTGGCGATGGTGTTGTGGGGCACCGACAATCTCAAGAGCGAAGGCCAGCAGGTCGCGCAGGCGCTCGCGCTGCTCGGCGCGCGTCCGCGCTTCGACGGCTATGGCCGGCTGAGCGGTTCGGAGCTGATCCCGCTCGCCGAACTCGGCCGTCCGCGGATCGACGTCGTCGTCACGCTGTCGGGGATCTTCCGCGACCTGCTCCCGCTGCAGACGCGGATGATCGCCGAGGCGGCATGGCTGGCGGCGAGCGCCGACGAGCCGCTCGAGCAGAATTTCGTCCGCAAGCACACGCTGGCGCATCAGGAAAAACATGGCTGCGACCTCGAAACTGCGGCGCTGCGCGTCTTCTCGAACGCCGAGGGGGCCTATGGCGCCAACGTCAATCAGATGATCGACGCCGGTGGCTGGAGCGACCCCGACGAACTCGCCGAGATGTTCGAGCGCAACAAGGGCTTCGCCTATGGCCGCAAGGGTGCGCCCGAGCGCCGCGCCGAATTGTTCAAATCGGCGCTGGCAGGGGTCGATGCGACCTACCAGAATCTCGACTCGGTCGAACTCGGCGTCACCGACATCGACCAATATGTCGATGCGCTGGGCGGCATGAGCCGGTCGATCGCGCGCGCCAAGGGCAAGGCCGCCCCGGTCTATATCGTCGATGCGACGCAAGGGACGGCGAAGGTGCGGACGCTCGGCGAGCAGGTCGATCTCGAAACCCGCACGCGGATGCTCAACCCGGTCTGGTACGAAGGGATGCTCAAGCACGGCTTCGAGGGCGTCCGCCAGATCGAGGGGCATGTGACCACGACGATGGGCTGGTCAGCCACCACCGGCCAGGTAGCCCCCTGGGTCTATCAGAAGATTTCCGAGACCTACATGCTCGACGACGCGATGCGCCAGCGCCTCGCGACGCTCAATCCCAAGGCATCGGCGCGTGTCGCCAGCCGGCTGATCGAGGCGAGCGAACGCGATTTCTGGCAACCCGATGCCGAAACCCTGGCTGCCCTCCATGCTGCGAGCGACGAGATTGAAGACATGCTCGAAGGCGTGGCGGCGGCGGCCTGA
- a CDS encoding ferredoxin:protochlorophyllide reductase (ATP-dependent) subunit N has product MSPAFPLPATSAVDCPPVLRERGQREVFCGLTGIVWLHRKVQDAFFLVVGSRTCAHLLQSAAGVMIFAEPRFGTAIIEERDLAGLADANEELDRVVDRLLVRRPDIKMLFLVGSCPSEVIKLDLSRAAQRLSAKHTPNVRILSYSGSGIETTFTEGEDACLAALVPELAAEPANAPPALMIVGALPDIVEDQFLRLFAELGIGPVHCLPARKANAMPPVGPNTRFLLAQPFLGATALALEERGATRIESIFPFGAEGTTAWVHAAALAFGIDEMHFRRVIAPGRERAKRAIEHCREKLEGKRIFFLPDSQLEVPLARFLSNELGMIPVEVGTPYLHRAHLAGELALLPPGTLVSEGQDVDRQLDRVRAERPDLTVCGLGLANPLEAEGLTTKWAIELVFSPIHGFDQAGDLAELFARPLRRRDVLRV; this is encoded by the coding sequence ATGAGCCCCGCCTTCCCGCTCCCCGCGACCTCGGCGGTCGATTGCCCCCCGGTGCTGCGCGAGCGCGGCCAGCGCGAGGTATTCTGCGGCCTGACCGGCATCGTCTGGCTGCATCGCAAGGTGCAGGACGCCTTCTTCCTGGTCGTCGGATCGCGCACCTGCGCGCATCTGCTGCAATCGGCGGCGGGGGTGATGATCTTCGCCGAGCCGCGCTTCGGCACCGCGATCATCGAGGAGCGCGACCTGGCCGGACTCGCCGACGCCAATGAGGAGCTCGACCGGGTCGTCGATCGCCTGTTGGTGCGGCGTCCCGACATCAAGATGCTGTTCCTGGTCGGCTCGTGCCCCAGCGAGGTCATCAAGCTCGACCTGTCGCGCGCGGCGCAGCGGCTGTCGGCCAAGCACACCCCCAATGTCCGGATCCTCAGCTATTCGGGCAGCGGGATCGAGACGACCTTCACCGAGGGCGAGGATGCGTGCCTTGCCGCGCTGGTCCCCGAACTCGCAGCCGAACCCGCAAATGCGCCTCCCGCGCTGATGATCGTCGGGGCGTTGCCCGACATCGTCGAGGATCAGTTCCTGCGGCTGTTCGCCGAACTCGGCATCGGCCCGGTCCATTGCCTGCCCGCGCGCAAGGCCAATGCGATGCCGCCGGTCGGGCCGAACACCCGCTTCCTGCTGGCGCAACCGTTTCTCGGCGCGACCGCACTGGCGCTCGAGGAGCGCGGCGCGACGCGGATCGAATCGATTTTTCCCTTCGGTGCCGAGGGCACCACCGCCTGGGTCCACGCCGCGGCGCTGGCGTTCGGGATCGACGAAATGCACTTCCGCCGCGTGATCGCGCCGGGCCGCGAGCGTGCCAAGCGCGCGATCGAACATTGCCGCGAAAAGCTCGAAGGCAAGCGCATCTTCTTCCTGCCCGATTCGCAGCTCGAAGTGCCGCTCGCGCGCTTCCTGTCGAACGAGCTGGGGATGATCCCGGTCGAGGTCGGCACCCCCTATCTCCACCGCGCGCATCTCGCGGGCGAACTCGCGCTGTTGCCGCCGGGCACGTTGGTCAGCGAAGGCCAGGACGTCGATCGCCAGCTCGATCGTGTGCGTGCCGAGCGCCCCGACCTCACCGTCTGCGGTCTCGGGCTCGCCAATCCGCTCGAAGCCGAAGGGCTGACGACGAAATGGGCGATCGAGCTCGTCTTCTCGCCGATCCACGGCTTCGACCAGGCGGGCGACCTCGCCGAATTGTTCGCGCGCCCGCTGCGGCGGCGCGACGTGTTGCGGGTGTAG
- the bchF gene encoding 2-vinyl bacteriochlorophyllide hydratase, with product MVRGGGSVGKERQHRPLYTPEQRARRDASRWTLVQGLLAPVQFLIFLVSLALVVRYLVTGEGAGAATASIVAKTIALYTIMVTGSIWEKVVFDKWLFAEGFWWEDLFSMVVLALHTAYLAMLFAGIGTIEQQMAVALAGYLAYVVNAGQFLWKLRVARLEQPRMVPA from the coding sequence ATGGTTAGAGGCGGCGGCTCGGTCGGAAAGGAACGGCAACATCGGCCGCTCTACACGCCCGAACAGCGCGCCCGCCGCGACGCCAGCCGCTGGACGCTGGTTCAGGGATTGCTCGCCCCCGTCCAGTTCCTGATCTTCCTGGTGAGCCTGGCACTGGTGGTCCGCTACCTCGTGACCGGCGAGGGCGCGGGCGCCGCGACCGCCTCGATCGTCGCCAAGACGATCGCGCTCTACACGATCATGGTCACCGGCTCGATCTGGGAAAAGGTCGTGTTCGACAAATGGTTGTTCGCCGAAGGCTTCTGGTGGGAAGACCTGTTCAGCATGGTCGTGCTGGCGCTGCACACCGCCTATCTCGCGATGCTGTTCGCCGGAATCGGCACGATCGAGCAGCAGATGGCGGTCGCGCTGGCGGGGTACCTGGCGTATGTCGTCAACGCCGGCCAGTTCCTGTGGAAGCTTCGCGTCGCACGGCTTGAACAACCGCGGATGGTGCCGGCATGA